In the Populus trichocarpa isolate Nisqually-1 chromosome 1, P.trichocarpa_v4.1, whole genome shotgun sequence genome, one interval contains:
- the LOC7478534 gene encoding protein DAMAGED DNA-BINDING 2, which produces MAPRTRRMAFPKVLIERDTDSEQSSSSDDEDELEEEDEGPPSEPEPEEEDSTKNGYEERIEEDLSLKKKGKAPITISLKKVCKVCKKPGHEAGFKGATYIDCPMKPCFLCKMPGHTTMTCPHRVAIEHGVIPAPRTSTHNTVEYVLQRQLRPRILPIKPAYVIPDQVCCAVIRYHSRRVTCLEFHPTKNNILLSGDKKGQVGVWDFDKVHERMVYQNIHTCIVNNMRFKSTNDGMVYAASSDGTISSTDLETGMSSSLMNLNPNGWQGPSNWRMLYGMDINSEKGVVLVADNFGFLYMVDTRSNSKIGEAILIHKKGSKVVGLHCNPVQPELLLSCGNDHFARIWDMRQLKAGSSLSDLAHKRVVNSAYFSPLSGSKILTTSQDNRLRIWDSIFGNLDSPSREIVHSHDFNRHLTPFRAEWDPKDPTESLAVIGRYISENYNGAALHPIDFIDISTGQLVAEVMDPNITTISPVNKLHPRDDILASGSSRSLFIWRPKEKSEPVEKKDESKIIICGGAMKKRKGKFRGESDDDSEDDGCVSKGKNFQFKKAESKSAPRPRKVNK; this is translated from the exons ATGGCCCCTCGGACAAGAAGAATGGCGTTTCCGAAAGTGTTGATTGAGAGAGACACCGACTCCGAGCAAAGTTCTTCATCGGACGATGAAGATGAgttggaagaagaagatgagggcCCACCATCAGAACCAGAACCAGAAGAGGAGGATTCAACCAAAAATGGATACGAAGAGAGAATAGAAGAagatttaagtttaaaaaagaaaggaaaagcacCCATCACTATTAGTCTCAAGAAAGTTTGCAAA GTGTGTAAGAAACCGGGACATGAAGCGGGATTTAAAGGAGCAACATACATAGATTGTCCTATGAAACCTTGCTTTCTCTGCAAAATGCCAG GCCACACTACAATGACATGCCCGCATAGAGTGGCAATTGAGCATGGTGTAATCCCAGCACCCCGTACAAGTACTCATAATACAGTGGAATATGTCTTACAGCGCCAGCTTAGACCAAGAATCCTTCCA ATAAAACCAGCATATGTTATACCAGATCAAGTTTGTTGTGCAGTTATCAGATACCACAGCAGGCGAGTAACATGTTTGGAATTTCatccaacaaaaaataacatcCTTTTATCTGGAGATAAG AAAGGACAAGTTGGAGTTTGGGATTTTGACAAAGTGCATGAAAGGATGGTTTATCAAAACATACACACTTGTATTGTAAATAACATGAG GTTTAAATCTACAAATGATGGTATGGTATATGCTGCATCCTCTGATGGAACAATTAGTAGCACTGATTTGGAGACTGGAATGTCATCATCTCTGATGAACCTTAATCCTAATGGCTGGCAG GGTCCAAGTAATTGGAGAATGCTTTATGGCATGGATATCAATTCAGAGAAAGGTGTTGTGCTTGTTGCTGACAACTTTGGTTTTCTCTACAT GGTGGATACACGATCCAACAGTAAAATTGGGGAGGCAATTTTGATCCATAAGAAAGGTAGCAAAGTTGTTGGACTTCATTGCAATCCAGTTCAACCAGAGCTTCTTTTGAGCTGTGGAAATGATCATTTT GCTCGTATATGGGATATGCGTCAACTGAAAGCTGGATCATCTCTTTCTGACCTTGCACACAAACGCGTTGTTAACTCTGCATATTTTTCTCCATTGTCTGGTAGCAAGATTCTTACCACTTCACAAGACAACCGCCTGCGTATTTGGGATTCTATATTTGGAAACTTGGACTCCCCAAGCCGAGAAATCGTACACAGTCATGATTTTAACAGACATCTGACCCCTTTCCGTGCTGAATGGGATCCAAAG gaTCCAACAGAGTCCCTTGCAGTTATTGGTCGCTACATAAGCGAAAATTACAATGGAGCTGCCTTGCATCCGATTGATTTTATTGACATTAGCACTGGGCAACTAGTTGCTGAAGTTATGGATCCAAACATCACCACCATTAGTCCTGTGAACAAGCTACATCCACGAGATGATATTTTGGCATCTGGCAGTTCGAG GTCCCTTTTCATTTGGAGGCCAAAGGAGAAGTCTGAACCTGtggaaaagaaagatgaaagcaAGATTATTATTTGTGGAGGTGCTATGAAAAAGCGTAAAGGCAAGTTTCGTGGTGAAAGTGATGATGATTCTGAAGATGATGGATGTGTATCCAAGGGcaagaattttcaatttaaaaaggcTGAATCAAAATCAGCTCCCAGACCTCGCAAGGTTAACAAATAA
- the LOC7467998 gene encoding ABC transporter G family member 31: MAAASNGSEFFELDIDPVRESFSRPSNAEALEEDEDELVWEAISRLPSNKRGNFAVMRKSPSEYDRSGGYGEREEMIDVRRLDRHKRELVVKKALATNAQDNYKLLSAIKERLDRVGIEVPKVEVRFENLNISAKVQTGSRALPTLINVARDLGEGLLTKLGLFRAKRFPLTILNDISGVVKPGRMTLLLGPPGSGKSTLLLALAGKLAKNLKKSGNITYNGQKFDDFYVQRTSAYISQTDNHIAELTVRETLDFAACWQGASEGFGGYMEDLVRLEKERNVRPNPEVDAFMKASSVGGKKHSISTDYVLKVLGLDVCSETVVGNDMLRGVSGGQRKRVTTGEMIVGPRKTLFMDEISTGLDSSTTYQIVKCIGNFVHLMEATVLMALLQPAPETFDLFDDLVLLSEGYVVYQGPRAEVLEFFESLGFKLPPRKGVADFLQEVTSKKDQAQYWADQSKPYLFLPTSEIAKAFKNSKYGKYVDSELSVPFDKSKSHVSALSKTKYAVSRWELFKTCFSREVLLISRHRFLYIFRTCQVAFVGFVTCTLFLRTRLHPTDEMNGNLYLSCLFFGLVHMMFNGFSELSLLIFRLPVFYKQRDNLFHPAWVWSVASFILRLPYSIVEAVVWSCVVYYTVGFAPGAGRFFRFMLLLFSIHQMALGLFRTMGSIARDLVVANTFGSAALLAIFLLGGFIIPKAMIKPWWIWGYWLSPLTYGQRAISVNEFGAERWIKKSSFGNNTVGNNILYQHSLPSSDYWYWIGVGVLLLYALLFNIIVTWALTYLNPLTKARTVAPADVTQENSDGNDATAQEFELNRSSLNEGSKNKGMILPFQPLTMTFHNVNYFVDMPKEMSKQGITEKKLQLLSYVSGVFSPGVLTALVGSSGAGKTTLMDVLAGRKTGGYIEGDIKISGYPKEQRTFARISGYVEQNDIHSPQLTIEESLLFSSSLRLPKEVSKEQRVEFVEEVMRLVELDTLRQALVGLPGSSGLSTEQRKRLTIAVELVANPSIIFMDEPTSGLDARAAAIVMRTVRNTVDTGRTVVCTIHQPSIDIFEAFDELLLMKRGGRVIYGGKLGVHSKIMIDYFQGIKGVPPCPDGYNPATWMLEVTTPTVEERVGEDFAELYRKSSQYREVEASILHLSSPPAGSEPLKFESTYARDALSQFYICLWKQNLVYWRSPQYNGVRLCFTVIAALIIGSVFWNIGSKRDSTQALSVVMGALYSSCMFLGVNNASSVQPVVSIERTVFYREKAAGMYSPLSYAVAQGLVEIPYILVQTILYGIITYFMVDFERTAGKFFLFLVFMFLTFTYFTFYGMMAVGLTPSQHLAAVISSAFYSLWNLLSGFLVPQPSIPGWWIWFYYICPIAWTLRGVICSQLGDVETIIVGPGFEGTVKKYLEVTFGYGPNMIGASIAALVGFCLLFFTVFALSVKFLNFQKR; encoded by the exons ATGGCAGCAGCTTCCAATGGAAGCGAGTTTTTTGAGTTGGACATTGATCCAGTGAGAGAGTCGTTTTCAAGGCCATCGAATGCCGAGGCGTTGGAGGAGGACGAAGATGAACTCGTTTGGGAGGCGATTTCGAGGCTACCGTCAAATAAGAGAGGGAATTTTGCCGTGATGAGGAAGTCTCCTTCTGAGTACGATCGAAGTGGAGGATATGGTGAGAGAGAAGAGATGATTGACGTCAGGAGGCTTGATCGTCATAAGCGAGAACTTGTTGTTAAAAAAGCTTTGGCTACTAATGCTCAAGATAATTACAAGTTGCTTTCTGCGATCAAAGAGAGGCTTGATAG GGTTGGAATCGAAGTGCCAAAAGTCGAAGTAAGATTTGAGAACTTAAATATAAGTGCCAAGGTGCAAACTGGGTCAAGAGCTTTGCCTACTTTGATTAATGTTGCACGAGATTTGGGCGAG GGTTTACTAACAAAACTGGGGTTATTTCGAGCAAAGCGTTTTCCCTTAACAATCTTGAATGATATCAGTGGTGTTGTAAAACCTGGAAG GATGACTCTGCTCTTAGGACCACCAGGCTCCGGCAAATCGACCTTGCTTTTAGCTCTCGCAGGGAAACTTGCCAAGAACCTAAAA AAATCCGGTAATATTACGTACAATGGACAGaagtttgatgatttttatgtCCAAAGGACCTCTGCATATATCAGCCAAACAGATAATCACATTGCAGAGCTTACTGTGCGAGAAACATTAGATTTTGCTGCTTGTTGGCAAGGAGCAAGTGAAGGCTTTGGAG GCTACATGGAAGATCTAGTTCGCTTGGAGAAGGAAAGAAATGTGCGACCGAATCCAGAGGTTGATGCTTTTATGAAG GCATCTTCAGTTGGAGGTAAAAAGCACAGTATTTCAACAGACTATGTCTTAAAAGTTCTTGGTCTTGATGTATGTTCAGAGACAGTAGTCGGAAATGACATGTTAAGAGGTGTCTCAGGTGGTCAAAGGAAACGGGTTACCactg GAGAAATGATTGTTGGGCCAAGAAAAACCTTATTTATGGATGAAATATCCACTGGACTCGATAGCTCCACAACATACCAAATTGTGAAATGTATAGGAAATTTTGTTCATCTAATGGAAGCTACTGTATTAATGGCCCTTCTTCAGCCTGCTCCCGAGACCTTTGATCTGTTTGATGATTTGGTGCTATTATCAGAAGGTTATGTGGTGTATCAAGGCCCTCGAGCAGAAGTTTTAGAGTTCTTTGAGTCATTAGGATTTAAATTGCCACCACGGAAAGGGGTTGCAGATTTTCTTCAAGAG GTGACCTCTAAAAAGGATCAAGCTCAATACTGGGCTGATCAGTCAAAACCATATTTGTTCCTTCCCACCTCAGAAATTGcaaaagcatttaaaaattCCAAGTACGGAAAATATGTCGACTCCGAGCTTTCTGTTCCATTTGACAAGTCCAAGAGTCATGTTTCAGCTTTGTCAAAAACCAAATATGCCGTATCAAGATGGGAACTATTCAAAACATGCTTCTCACGAGAAGTTTTGCTGATTAGCAGGCAtcgttttctttatatttttaggaCATGCCAG GTCGCATTTGTTGGGTTTGTCACTTGCACATTGTTCTTGCGGACAAGATTACATCCCACTGACGAGATGAATGGGAACCTTTACCTCTCCTGCCTGTTTTTTGGGCTGGTGCATATGATGTTTAATGGCTTCTCCGAACTATCACTTTTGATATTTCGACTACCAGTGTTTTACAAACAACGAGATAATCTCTTCCATCCTGCATGGGTGTGGTCCGTTGCTAGTTTTATTCTGCGCCTACCTTACTCCATCGTTGAAGCTGTTGTATGGTCTTGTGTTGTATACTACACAGTTGGTTTTGCTCCCGGGGCTGGGAG GTTCTTCCGTTTTATGCTCTTACTCTTTTCAATACACCAAATGGCACTCGGTCTCTTTCGGACAATGGGTTCAATTGCACGAGATCTGGTTGTTGCCAATACATTCGGGTCAGCTGCTCTATTGGCTATATTTTTGTTGGGTGGATTTATCATCCCAAAAg CAATGATTAAGCCGTGGTGGATTTGGGGCTATTGGTTGTCACCATTAACCTATGGACAGCGTGCAATTTCTGTCAATGAATTTGGTGCCGAGAGGTGGATAAAG AAATCATCTTTTGGGAACAATACAGTTGGAAACAACATTCTCTATCAACACAGTTTACCTTCTAGTGATTATTGGTATTGGATTGGAGTTGGTGTTTTGTTGCTTTATGCATTACTTTTCAACATAATTGTGACATGGGCCTTGACCTACCTCAATC CTCTTACAAAGGCCAGGACAGTGGCTCCAGCTGATGTAACACAAGAAAATTCTGATGGGAATGATG CAACGGCTCAGGAGTTTGAATTGAATCGATCATCATTGAATGAAGGCAGTAAAAACAAGGGAATGATTCTTCCTTTTCAACCATTGACAATGACATTCCATAATGTCAATTACTTTGTTGATATGCCCAAG GAAATGAGTAAACAAGGTATAACAGAAAAGAAGCTGCAGCTATTGTCATACGTGAGTGGAGTGTTCTCACCAGGTGTCCTGACTGCGTTAGTTGGGTCTAGTGGAGCAGGGAAGACCACTCTGATGGATGTATTAGCTGGAAGGAAAACTGGTGGATATATAGAAGGAGATATCAAGATATCAGGTTACCCAAAAGAGCAACGCACATTTGCCAGAATCTCGGGATATGTTGAGCAAAACGATATACATTCTCCTCAACTTACAATTGAGGAGtctctcttgttttcttctAGTCTCCGGCTCCCAAAAGAAGTTAGCAAAGAACAAAGAGTG GAGTTTGTTGAAGAAGTGATGAGGTTAGTAGAGCTTGATACTCTGAGGCAAGCTTTGGTTGGTTTGCCAGGGAGTAGTGGGTTATCAACAGAGCAGAGGAAGCGATTAACAATCGCAGTGGAGCTTGTTGCAAATCCTTCCattatttttatggatgaaCCCACATCTGGACTTGATGCACGAGCAGCAGCTATCGTGATGCGAACTGTTCGTAATACAGTTGATACTGGAAGAACTGTGGTTTGCACCATCCATCAACCCAGTATTGATATTTTTGAAGCATTTGATGAG CTACTTCTCATGAAACGAGGTGGTCGGGTTATATATGGGGGGAAACTTGGAGTTCACTCGAAGATTATGATAGACTATTTTCAG gGAATTAAAGGAGTCCCTCCATGTCCTGATGGTTACAATCCAGCAACTTGGATGCTTGAGGTTACTACACCTACTGTTGAAGAGAGAGTTGGTGAAGATTTTGCTGAATTATACAGAAAATCTAGTCAATACAG GGAGGTGGAAGCTTCAATTCTGCATCTCAGTTCTCCTCCTGCTGGCTCAGAGCCTCTGAAGTTTGAATCGACATATGCTCGAGATGCACTGTCTCAGTTTTATATTTGCCTTTGGAAACAAAATCTTGTATACTGGAGAAGTCCACAATATAATGGTGTGAGGTTATGCTTTACTGTAATAGCTGCATTGATAATAGGCTCGGTATTCTGGAATATTGGTTCAAAAAG GGACTCTACTCAAGCTTTGTCCGTGGTTATGGGAGCACTATATTCTTCATGCATGTTTCTTGGGGTCAATAATGCTTCTTCAGTACAACCAGTAGTTTCAATTGAGAGAACTGTTTTCTATAGAGAGAAAGCGGCCGGAATGTACTCTCCATTATCCTATGCAGTAGCCCAG GGCCTTGTAGAGATACCATACATTCTGGTTCAAACAATTTTATACGGCATCATCACATATTTCATGGTTGATTTTGAGAGGACGGCAG GaaaattctttctatttttggtgTTCATGTTCCTCACTTTCACCTACTTTACTTTTTACGGTATGATGGCTGTTGGTCTCACACCTTCTCAACACTTGGCTGCCGTCATCTCTTCTGCATTTTACTCTCTGTGGAATCTCCTTTCGGGATTTCTTGTCCCACAACCG AGTATTCCGGGATGGTGGATCTGGTTCTACTACATCTGCCCCATTGCATGGACTCTGCGGGGTGTAATCTGTTCTCAGCTAGGTGATGTGGAAACAATAATTGTAGGACCAGGATTTGAAGGCACTGTGAAAAAGTATTTGGAGGTTACTTTTGGCTATGGTCCCAATATGATCGGAGCGTCGATAGCGGCACTTGTTGGATTTTGTCTCCTCTTCTTTACTGTCTTTGCCCTCTCCGTAAAATTCCTCAACTTTCAGAAAAGATGA